Sequence from the Pseudomonas frederiksbergensis genome:
GCGCCTGCTCCAGTGCCAGGCTCAGCGCCAGGCGCACCTGCATCAAGCTCTGGCCGGCCAGGAGCGGACGGACATTTTCATCGGCATTGAAATCGATGCGGATGTAGCGCGAGATCTGATCCCACCACTGCGCCCACCGGCTTGCCCCATCGCCATCGGCGGTCAGCCCGAGCAGGGATTCACCACGATCCTTGTATTCGGGAGCGATCTCCGACAACTGCAGGACCTGGTCACGCAGGGCGCCCAACTGGAGGAACAGGCCGGTGCGATCCGGCTGCTCCGTGCTGCGCAACGCAGCGAGAGTCTTGGCCAGTTGTTCGCGGGCAGCGAAGGAACCGGGATCGTTTTGCTCGCGCAGGATTTCATCCGCGCCCTGCACCAGTGCCTGGGCACTGCTGATGTCCTGCAGGGCAGACAGTCGCAGACTGGCCAGGCGCAGCAAGTGCTCGGCTTCGGCCAGGCGCCAGTCCTTGCGGCTGGCACCGAGCACGGTTTCCAGGCGCTGGTTCAGGCGCTGCTGGTCACCTTGCAGTTGAGCGACCTGACGCCGCCGCTCTTCCAGCTCTTGAGCCGGAGGCAGTTGTTCCAGGCGTTCACTCAGGCGCTGCTCGTTGAGCTTGAGGTTCTGCGCCTGGTCATTGAGTGCCTGGACCTGGGTGGCCTGCTGCTGGGTGTTGGCTTGCAGATGACGCAATTGCCAAACGCCCCACCCACCCACGGCCACGCCGGCAGCGCCCAACAATAAAGCGACAATCGCCAGTCCGTTTCCGCGACGCGGCGCGACCGGGGCCGAGGCCGAGGCGTCTACCGGAACATCGATCGCTGGCTGGTCTTGATCTTTTGGCAAGGCTGTTTCGCTCACGTATCCATCCTTTGCATTAGAAAACGGCACGGATTGTTCCCGTAAAGCCGCCAGCAAAGCCGCGGCACTGGCGCCACGGCAATCCACAACTGTCAGGGCCCCGGCGGCACGCGCCATCTCGGCGACCCTGGGGCTTGGCACAAACAAGGGTAGCCGCGCCAGGGCGGCCCACGCATCACCGGCCAGCCGGTGCAGATGCTCGAAGCTCTGCCCACTGCTGACCACCAGCGCGTTCAAGCGTTCCGCTTCGACCTTCGCCGGTAATTCACCTTCGGCATAGTTCGGCAAGCCGCGACGGTACAGCTCCAGGTAATCGACACTAGCACCTTGCTCACGCAAACGCTCTGCCAGCAAACCGCGACCACCCTCTCCACGCACAATCAAGACACGTGGCTCAGGCCGGTCGATAGCCTGGCGCAACGTTGCCAGCTCAAGCAAGGCTTCGCTGTCATCGCCGTCATCAGGGTAAGAAACGCGGAGGCCGGCGTCGGCAAGAATCTGCCCGGTCGCAGCGCCCACGCTGAACCATGGCTGGTCAGGAAGACGCGGCCAATATTGGCGCAGCAACTCCACGCACAAGCGTGCCGCAGGCTTGCTCACCACGATCACCGCGCAGTACTGATCCACGGCCTTGAGCTTGGCTCGCTCGGATTCAGGCAGGGGGATCGGCGTGATATCCAGCAGCGGCAGGCTGCTGCCATATACCCCCGCCTCTGCCAGGACAGCCGCCAGCGCAGACGACTCTTGCGCCGGCCGGGTCAGCAGCAGGCGCCATCCCGTCACGCGTGGCCTGCCTCGCCGTAGACCTTCTTGAGGATGTCGTCGGCCCCTTGGCCCAGCAGATCCTCGGCGACGCGCACACCCAATGCCTCGGCATCGCGACGCGGCGCCCGCGCCTCGGCGCTGAGCAGTTTTCCACCACTCGGGTCGCCCACCAGGCCGCGCAACCAGACTTGCTCACCTTCAAGGACGGCGTAGCAGGCAATCGGCACCTGGCAGCCTCCGTTCAAATGCTTGTTGAGGGCGCGCTCGGCGAAGACTCGAGTGGCCGTGTCTTCGTGGTGCAGCGGCGCCAGCAGGGCATGGATCTCGCTGTCAGCGCTACGGCACTCGATGCCCACCGCCCCCTGTCCGCCGGCGGGCAGGCTGTCGTCGACGCTGATGGCCGAGGTGATGCGATCTTCGAAACCCAGGCGGATCAAGCCCGCGGCGGCGAGGATAATAGCGTCGTATTCGCCGGCATCGAGCTTGGCCAGGCGCGTATTGACGTTGCCACGCAGGAAACGGATCTGCAGATCGGGACGACGAGTCAGCAGCTGCGCCTGGCGGCGCAGGCTCGACGTGCCCACCACGCTCCGGGCAGGCAGCGCGTCAAGGCTGGAGAATGTATTGGAGACGAATGCATCGCGCGGGTCTTCCCGCTCACAGATGCAAAAAAGGCCCAGGCCTTCGGGGAAGTCCATGGGCACGTCTTTCATCGAATGCACGGCGATGTCGGCTTCGTTGTCCAGCAAGGCTGTCTCCAGCTCCTTGACGAACAAGCCCTTGCCACCGATTTTCGACAGTGGCGAGTCCAGCAGCTTGTCGCCGCGACTGACCATGGGCACCAGCGTCACGACCAGGCCCGGATGGGCCGTTTCGAGGCGGGCTTTGACGTATTCGGCCTGCCAGAGGGCCAAGGCACTTTTACGGGTGGCGATGCGGATCTCGCGAGGGGACATGGATCAATCCGTACTTAAAAGATACGGCAGATAATAACAGCTCAGCCAAATCCGCTTTGACTTGAATCACGACCCCGCGGCCTCCCTGGCCCCCAACCCTGGAAATGGAACGCCTGATGGCGGGCGCTAGAGCTGCTGCATCATCTTGCGGACGCCCGCTACATGCCGTCGGCTGACGATCAGCGCATCACCATTGAGCCCCTTGAGGTACAGCTGGAAATGTCCAAGGGGCGTACGTTGCAAGCGCTCGATACGCTCGCGGGCCACCAGGGCATTGCGGTGGATGCGCACGAACCGCTCGCCGAATTCGTCTTCCAGGGCCTTGAGTGGCTCGTCCAGCAACACTTCGCCACTTTCGTGGCGCAAGGTCACGTACTTGTGGTCGGCAATGAAATAGACGACCTGGTTCAGGGGTATCAGCTCGATGCCCTTGCGGGTCCGCGCGCTGATATGGCTGCGCGGGCCGCTGCCGCTTTCGGCGGCCGGACGGGTGAGCGCCGCCAATTGCGTGCGATTCGGCCGCTCAGCCTTGCGCAGTGCCTCTTCCAGCGCCTCGACCGCGACGGGCTTGAGCAAATAGCCCACGGCACCGGCCTGCAGGACCTCGGGGGGAAAGTCATCCCGAGTGGTACAAAACACCACCGCTGGAGGTGACTCGCGCTCGCAGAGCCTTGCCGCGACTTGCAACCCGTCGAGGCCGGGCATGCGAATGTCGAGCAGCACGATATCCGGCTTGTGGCTGTCGATAAGGGCCAATGCCTCTTCGCCATTGGTGGCGCTCGGCTCCAGGACACTGTAACCCTCGAGTTCGCCGAGCAGTCGGCTCAGGCGCTCGCGGGCCAGTGGTTCGTCATCAACGATCAGGACATTCATATTGCGCTGGATTCCTGCGTGAGTCTCGCACAAGGATAGCGTAGACAGGGGAAGTGACATCCGTCACCGCGATCCACGCTAAGACTGGTCCGAGGGCCAAAAAGTGCCGCGAGGCGGTTGTCTATCTTTACCAGCGCTTGCCGACCGATGCTCGAGGCCTGTTGTCGCACAGCGTCGCCACAGGGTTTGTTAAGACTCGATCTGACCAATATGAGCACCCCCCTTTATTTGGTGCGTCCGATGCGTCCAGGATGAAAAACCAAAGCCCTACCGTCCACTGTAGACGGTTGCCACGACGATATTGCTCAATCGAAAAATATCGTTGCGCGAAAAAGCCTTCTGGATCCCTGGCATTTGCGGCAAAAAACCTGCCGACCAGTGCCAGCGCCAGCCCCGGCAACCCTGTTATCATCCGGGGCAGCCTTTAACCGCTACCTTTTTCCAGCCGATCACGAGCGAATTCATGAGCACTGACAAGACCAATCAGTCCTGGGGCGGCCGCTTCAGTGAACCCGTCGACGCCTTCGTCGCCCGCTTCACCGCCTCCGTCAATTTCGACCAGCGCCTGTATCGCCACGACATCATGGGCTCGATCGCCCACGCCACCATGCTGGCCAAGGTCGGCGTGCTCACCGATGCCGAGCGCGACAGCATCATCGATGGCCTGAAGACCATCCAGGGCGAGATCGAGGCCGGCCAGTTCGACTGGCGTGTCGATCTCGAAGACGTGCACATGAACATCGAGGCGCGCCTGACCGATCGCATTGGCGTGACCGGCAAGAAGCTGCACACCGGCCGCAGCCGCAACGACCAGGTCGCCACCGATATCCGCCTGTGGCTGCGCGATGAGATCGACCTGATCCTCGCCGAGATCACGCGCTTGCAAAAAGGCCTGCTGGAGCAAGCCGAACGCGAAGCCGAGAGCATCATGCCGGGCTTCACACACCTGCAAACGGCTCAACCTGTAACGTTCGGGCATCACATGCTGGCCTGGTTCGAGATGCTCAGCCGCGACTACGAGCGCCTGGTGGATTGCCGCAAGCGCACCAACCGCATGCCCCTGGGCAGCGCCGCGCTGGCCGGCACCACCTACCCGATCGACCGTGAATACACCGCCCGACTGCTGGGCTTCGACGCCGTGGGCGGCAACTCGCTGGATAACGTCTCGGACCGCGATTTCGCCATTGAATTCTGCGCCGCCGCGAGCATCGCGATGATGCACCTGTCGCGCTTCTCCGAAGAGCTGGTGCTGTGGACCAGTGCCCAATTCCAATTCATCGATTTGCCCGACCGCTTCTGCACCGGCAGCTCGATCATGCCGCAAAAGAAAAACCCCGACGTGCCGGAACTGGTACGAGGCAAGAGCGGCCGAGTATTCGGCGCGCTGATGGGCCTGCTGACCCTGATGAAAGGCCAACCGCTGGCCTACAACAAGGACAACCAGGAGGACAAGGAGCCGCTGTTCGACGCCGCCGACACCTTGCGCGATTCGCTGCGGGCTTTCGCCGACATGATCCCGGCCATCAAGCCCAAGCATGCGGTCATGCGCGAAGCAGCCCTGCGCGGTTTCTCCACCGCCACTGACCTGGCGGACTACCTGGTGCGTCGTGGCCTGCCGTTCCGCGATTGCCACGAAATCGTCGGCCATGCCGTGAAATACGGCGTGGACAGCGGCAAGGACCTGGCGGAGATGAGCCTGGACGAACTGCGCCAGTTCAGCGATCAGATCGACCAGGACGTGTTTGCCGTGCTGACCCTGGAAGGCTCGGTCAACGCCCGTGACCACATCGGCGGTACCGCGCCGGCGCAGGTCAAGGCCGCCGTGGTGCGTGGCCAGGCCCTGATCGCCAGCCGCTAAAGCCTGAAGCATCGCGAGCAAGCTCGCCCCACATCGGTTCTTCGTGCTCACCCCATCGTGGGCTGACTCAAGATCTGAAATGGGAGCGCGCCTGCTCGCGAAGGCGCCCCCAAAAGCGCAAGAAATCTACTTCCTGGCGGAAATCTTAGCCAAAAACGCCGGCATCTCTGCCTCCCTGTCCGCCGCTATCCGTTGCACATGCGGATTCTGCCCCAGCAGTTCCATCAAGGCCTTCGCCTTCGGCATATCAGCCAGCAAATCGATATCGAACACCTTCTTGCCCACCTGCAAGGCCAGCGAAAGGCTGTAGTAGAAATACAGGTCAGCGAGACTCAGGCTGTCGCCCGCCACGTAAGGCGAAAACTTGCCATGCCGATCGAGCGAAGCGAACCCCAACAGCAATTCGGCCTTGGATTTTTCCTTGATGGCATCAGCCACAGGCATGCCGAAAAACGCTTCCGGGTAACAGGCACGCCCAGGCAGCTCGATGTACAGCTCGATTTCCCGGCACAAGGCCAATACCTGGGCACGCTCGAACGGGTCCGCAGGCAACAGGGCCTTGCCCGGCTGGGTTTGCTCGATGTATTCGAGAATCACGCTGGTCTCGTTGATGAAACCCTGCTCGGTCTTCAGCACCGGCACCTTGCCGCGCGGGCTGATGGCCAACGCTTCCGGAGTCTGGGCGCCGAAGAACTGGACCTCTTCGAAAGGCACCCCTTTCTCCAGCAGCGCCAGCTTGACCATGTTGTAATAATTGCTGACAGAAAAACCATAAAGCTTGAGCATTCCATAGCCTCCAGGCCGTGCGGGGTTGGCAGCCTTGGGTTATAGACCGCCAAGGTGTTTCGCGCCAGGCGCATCACGCCCCTGAATGCAGGTAAACTGGCGCCCTTTCCTACAGGAGCCTGCCATGAGCGAGCCCATCGACATCGACAACGACGAAGAGGAATTCGTCGAGAACACGCTGATCCAGGCCATCGAGAACCAGATCGAAAGCGATAATCCACCAGCGGCCAAGGCCACGTTCAACAAATTGACCCTGGTGGGGTATGAGCGTGAAGAAATCCTCAACCTGATGGCCCACGTGCTGGCGGTGGAAATCGACGCGATCCTGGAAGAAGACCGTCCGTTCAATACCGAATGGTACGAAGGTGCGCTGCGCGCCCTGCCCGAGTTGCCACCGGAAATGAACTGAACCGCTCTTGTGGCGAGGGCGCTTAATCCGGCTGGACCGCGACGCGCTCCCGAAATGCTCACGGCTGCCGCGCACTCGGGCGGGAGCAAGCTCCCTCGCCACGGAGCATCGTCCTAAACAAAAAAGCATGACATTGAGACTGGACAGCTCGGCCAAGTGCGCTCACCTTAGTGACGCTGTCGTCCAAATTCCTAGAAAGTCTGGAGTCCTTATGTCGCTTACCCCTGAGCTGGTTGCCGAACTGGAAATCCTTGCACTCTTCAACCTGGACAGTTCCCAGGAAGGCCTGAAAATCCATCAGACCGCTGCCCCCAAAGCCATCGCCGCTGCCCAACGCCTGTTTGACAAAGAACTCATCACCCAACCCGATGGCGGTTACCTGACCAGCCTGGGCCGTGATGCCGCACAGAATGTGCAAACCGTCCTGACGATCCTCAGCGTGCAAGAAGCCGCCTGATTCTCTCCTCGCCCACGGAAGTCCCTGCATCGGGATTTCCGCAGGCGCACAGGCTCTTTCGTAAAAAATCCTGACGTCACCATCATTTTCAGCTTAAGAATTCCACGACTCGGGCGCTAACCTGCCATCACTTGTGCTTTCCCACGTTCGACGCCGCGAGCCGGTTTGAGCTGACATGACCCGCAACCACGAAATACGCCCCGATCTGGACGAGGGAATCGACCGCAAGGTCCTGAGCCAGTTGCGCGCGCGTTTCCTCAAGCTCAATACCGGACGCATGGAGCGCGCCCTCGAAGGGTTGTCGACCCGCCAACAGGGCGTGTTGACGTTGCTTCCGCTGTTTTTCCACGTCAACCATCCGCTGCTGCCCGGCTATGTCTCGGGCAGCACGCCCGCCGGGTTGTCGAATTACGAGCCCGACACAAACGTCCTCGCCGAGGCCCAACGGCTGACCCGCTCGTTCTCCTATAAAGCACGACATGGCAGCAACCCACCGCGACCGATCCTCGGCCTGTTCCTGATGGGCAGCCTCGGCACGCTCGCCCAGGCCGACCAGAGCGACATGGATGTGTGGGTTTGCCATGGGCCGGACCTGAGCGACGATGAGCTGGCCGAGCTGCGGAAAAAATGCCAACTGCTGGAAACCTGGGCCGCGACCCAAGGCGCCGAAGCGCACTTTTTCCTCATCGACCCGGCGCGATTCGTCCGCGGCGAGCGGGACAACCAACTCAGCTCCGATGACTGCGGCACCACCCAGCATTATCTGCTGCTGGACGAGTTCTACCGCACCGCCATCTGGCTGGCCGGGCGCACGCCAATCTGGTGGCTGGTGCCGGTGTATGAAGAAGAAAACTACGAGCAATACACCCATACGCTGATTTCCAAGCGTTTCATTCGTGCCGACGAAACCCTGGACCTGGGGCATTTGGCCTACATCCCGCCGGGGGAGTTCGTCGGCGCCGGGCTCTGGCAGTTGTTCAAGGGCATCGAATCGCCTTACAAGTCGGTGCTCAAGCTATTGCTGACCGAGGTCTACGCCAGCGAGCACCCGGACGTCCGCTGCCTGAGCCTGCGCTTCAAACAGGCGGTGTTCGCCAATCGCCTGGATCTGGATGAGCTGGACCCGTACATGGTCGTTTATCGCCGCCTCGAGGAATATCTGATCGCCCGCGGCGAGCCGGAACGCCTGGAGCTGATCCGGCGCGCGTTGTACCTAAAGGTCAATCGCAAGCTTACCGGCCACGCTCGCAGCAGTGGCTGGCAGCGCAACCTGCTGGAGCGCCTGGCTCGGGAGTGGGCCTGGGACCAGCGTCAACTGGCCCTGCTCGATAGCCGTAGCCAGTGGAAAGTCCGCCAGGTGAGCAATGAGCGGCGGGCACTGGTCAACGAGCTGACCTACAGCTATCGCTTCTTGACCGAGTTCGCCCGCACCGAGAAAACCGTCAGCCTGATCAACAAGCGCGACCTCAATGTTCTCGGTCGGCGGCTGTATGCGGCCTTCGAGCGCAAGGCCGACAAAATCGAATTCATCAACCCTGGCATTGCTCCGGACTTGGCGGAGGACACCCTGACACTGGTCCAGTCGCCAAACAAGAAAGAGCCTGGGCAGAACCAGTGGGGCTTGTACAACGGCAGCCTGAATGCCTTGGAATGGGAAAACTTCGCGCCCATCAAACGCAGCCGAGAGCTCCTTGAATTGCTCACCTGGTGCCATCGCAACGGTGTGATCGACAGCAGCACGCGCTTGGCGCTGCACCCTGGCGAAAGCGACCTGAGCGAGTTCGAGCTGTTCAACCTGCTGGGCAGCCTGCAACAGGCCATCGCCTTGCCCCTGGCCACGGTCGATGAAGTCCAGTTGCTGCACGCCAGCGTACCCAGCGAAGTGCTGATCCTGGTGAACGTCGGCGTCGACCCGCTCAAGCATCACCGCGACCTGAACATCCTGATGACCACCGAGCGCACCGATTCCCTGAGCTACGCCGGGGTTCGGGAAAACCTGGTGCTCACCCTCGACCAGGTCACACTCAATAGCTGGAATGAGGTACTGGTCAACCGCTTCGATGGCGAGCATGCCCTGCTCGATTGCCTGCGCGACTACCTCAACGCCTTGCCCACGGCACAACGCCAACCGCGCGTGCAGGTCCGGTGCTTCTGTCATAACCGCGCGCAATTCATTGCGCGCCGGGTCGAAGAAGTCATCGAGACCACCCAGGCCTTGCTACTGAGCAAACTCAACTACCGGTATCTGCTGCAAGTCCAGCAGCACTATCACGTACTGGAATTGGTGCCGGGCCAAGTCAACCACGTGGCGCTGGGCAGCCTGTCGGCGCTGATGGATTATCTCGCAGAAGAGCTGACCGCCTACAGCCCGCTGCACCTGGATTCAATGGCGCTGGAAGACCACGACGTGGCGCTGATCCTGCCCATGGGTCAACCCGAGTGCATCCAGGTGTTCTACAGGGTCTACGAAGACGAAGCCGAGCTGTATGTGCTCGATGAACTCAATGCGTTGTGGCAACAGCGCTTGCCATATCACGATGAACAAAGCCTGCTGGTACCGCTGCAACGTTTCCTGCAATCGGTGCTGTACCGCCGCGATGCCCTGCTGCCGATGGACGTTGCCCAGCCGCTGGCGCTGGAAATCCTGTATTACCAGCTCCTGCCTTCGGGTAACGGGCGGGCTCGGCGGGTCGAGTCACGGCCGGCACCGCAGACGCCCATCAACAAGCCCTTTTATGACGTGCAAGGGATCATCGGCAAAGCAGCGCATGGGCAGGTGCACGTCACCCTGTATTGCGACCAGCGGGAATTTTCGGAATTGGAGCATGGCGACCAACTGTTCCAGGTGGTCGCCAGGGAAATCGTCGGGCAGCGCCGCGAAGCCGAACGCTATCGCTGCTATATCACCGACCTCGACCTCTCCGGCCTGGTGGGCGACGGCGCGTGCTCAAGCATTCTGTACCTGCGCTACAAGGCCGACCTGGAGCGCGCACTGAACGAGGCACTGATTCAGGTCTGACAGGATTCAGAACGCGCAATCACCGCCATTGACCGGCTGCGACTCGACTTCCAGCAACGTCAGTTTCAGGGTCTTGCCACCCGGGGCAGGCCAGTCGATGTGCTGGCCTACCTTCAAGCCCAGCAAGGCACTGCCAACCGGTGCCAGGATCGAAATCTTGCCCTCGTCGGCGTTGGCATCCTGGGGATAAACCAGCGTCAGATGGTAATCCTTGCCGCTGCTTTCCTCTCGGCAATGCACTCGCGAATTCATGGTCACGACGTCGGCGGGCACTTCATCGTGGCCCACCAGGGTCTCGGCGCGATCCAGTTCGGTTTGCAAGGCGATCACGCCAGGGAGTGTTTCATCCAGGCTATCGATCAGGCGCTCCAGACGCTGCACGTCCAGGCGAGTAAGGGTGATTGAAGGTGCGGTCATGATCCAGGCAGACTCCTTTCTTCTGCACGAAAAAAGCAAAACCCCGCCACATAAAGGCGGGGTTTTCACTCGCCTCGATGAGTTGAGGCGTTGCTGGACACTACCACAGCTCAAAAAATATACAACCCGGGCGCTTGTCCATCCAATAAGTGGCTACTTCAGGGATCGGCGCTTGAGCGCCTCGGCACAAATAACCCGCCGACGCTCATCATCAGCCGAGCGCCACTCGCGAATATCCTCCACATGCCGGAAACAACCCAGGCAGACCTTTCGCTCGTCGAGCTTGCACACACTGGTACAAGGCGACGGCACGGCCGGGCTGACATTGCTGTAGAGCGGCTTGGGCGGCCGCGCCGGGACGGTCTGGCTCACCGAGTCACAGCCCTTCGAAATCGAATTCGACGTCAGCCTGCTGCTTGACGATGCGTTCGAGCATCTCGCCCAACTGCTCTTCGCTCTTGTCGCACATCCAGCGCTCGCTTTCCTCGTCGTAATCGAAGTGGAAGCCACCGGACACCGCCGCCAGCCACAACTGCCGCAACGGCTCCTGGCGGCTGAAAATCAACTGGCTGCCGTTCTCGAACTTGACGGTAAGTACACCGGCGGAAATTTCCAGGTCGATGTCCATGTCGCTGTCATCGAAGATATCCTCCAGTTTTTCCTGGGTTTCATCGACCAGATCGTGGAAACGGGCTTCGGACAAACTCATTGCGGCAACCTCAAAAATGTCTGATCGGGCTCAAGCGCCGCAAGATACGGACGCGCCCGGCTGAATGCAAAGGATAACGACCAAGGGCCCGTGGGCGCTGAACATTGTCCACCGAACGCGCCCACCTGGAGTGCAAGGCCCGCCGGACGGGCGCCCCGTTGCATAGGCAAGCTGACGGGTGGCCGGTATACTCCGGCGCAATTAACGCATTTTCAAGGATTTCGCCATGAAGCGCCTGATCTCTTCCCTTGC
This genomic interval carries:
- a CDS encoding LytR/AlgR family response regulator transcription factor — encoded protein: MNVLIVDDEPLARERLSRLLGELEGYSVLEPSATNGEEALALIDSHKPDIVLLDIRMPGLDGLQVAARLCERESPPAVVFCTTRDDFPPEVLQAGAVGYLLKPVAVEALEEALRKAERPNRTQLAALTRPAAESGSGPRSHISARTRKGIELIPLNQVVYFIADHKYVTLRHESGEVLLDEPLKALEDEFGERFVRIHRNALVARERIERLQRTPLGHFQLYLKGLNGDALIVSRRHVAGVRKMMQQL
- the rnk gene encoding nucleoside diphosphate kinase regulator, which codes for MTAPSITLTRLDVQRLERLIDSLDETLPGVIALQTELDRAETLVGHDEVPADVVTMNSRVHCREESSGKDYHLTLVYPQDANADEGKISILAPVGSALLGLKVGQHIDWPAPGGKTLKLTLLEVESQPVNGGDCAF
- a CDS encoding class I adenylate cyclase is translated as MTRNHEIRPDLDEGIDRKVLSQLRARFLKLNTGRMERALEGLSTRQQGVLTLLPLFFHVNHPLLPGYVSGSTPAGLSNYEPDTNVLAEAQRLTRSFSYKARHGSNPPRPILGLFLMGSLGTLAQADQSDMDVWVCHGPDLSDDELAELRKKCQLLETWAATQGAEAHFFLIDPARFVRGERDNQLSSDDCGTTQHYLLLDEFYRTAIWLAGRTPIWWLVPVYEEENYEQYTHTLISKRFIRADETLDLGHLAYIPPGEFVGAGLWQLFKGIESPYKSVLKLLLTEVYASEHPDVRCLSLRFKQAVFANRLDLDELDPYMVVYRRLEEYLIARGEPERLELIRRALYLKVNRKLTGHARSSGWQRNLLERLAREWAWDQRQLALLDSRSQWKVRQVSNERRALVNELTYSYRFLTEFARTEKTVSLINKRDLNVLGRRLYAAFERKADKIEFINPGIAPDLAEDTLTLVQSPNKKEPGQNQWGLYNGSLNALEWENFAPIKRSRELLELLTWCHRNGVIDSSTRLALHPGESDLSEFELFNLLGSLQQAIALPLATVDEVQLLHASVPSEVLILVNVGVDPLKHHRDLNILMTTERTDSLSYAGVRENLVLTLDQVTLNSWNEVLVNRFDGEHALLDCLRDYLNALPTAQRQPRVQVRCFCHNRAQFIARRVEEVIETTQALLLSKLNYRYLLQVQQHYHVLELVPGQVNHVALGSLSALMDYLAEELTAYSPLHLDSMALEDHDVALILPMGQPECIQVFYRVYEDEAELYVLDELNALWQQRLPYHDEQSLLVPLQRFLQSVLYRRDALLPMDVAQPLALEILYYQLLPSGNGRARRVESRPAPQTPINKPFYDVQGIIGKAAHGQVHVTLYCDQREFSELEHGDQLFQVVAREIVGQRREAERYRCYITDLDLSGLVGDGACSSILYLRYKADLERALNEALIQV
- a CDS encoding DUF1289 domain-containing protein; this translates as MSQTVPARPPKPLYSNVSPAVPSPCTSVCKLDERKVCLGCFRHVEDIREWRSADDERRRVICAEALKRRSLK
- the hemC gene encoding hydroxymethylbilane synthase, coding for MSPREIRIATRKSALALWQAEYVKARLETAHPGLVVTLVPMVSRGDKLLDSPLSKIGGKGLFVKELETALLDNEADIAVHSMKDVPMDFPEGLGLFCICEREDPRDAFVSNTFSSLDALPARSVVGTSSLRRQAQLLTRRPDLQIRFLRGNVNTRLAKLDAGEYDAIILAAAGLIRLGFEDRITSAISVDDSLPAGGQGAVGIECRSADSEIHALLAPLHHEDTATRVFAERALNKHLNGGCQVPIACYAVLEGEQVWLRGLVGDPSGGKLLSAEARAPRRDAEALGVRVAEDLLGQGADDILKKVYGEAGHA
- a CDS encoding TIGR02647 family protein produces the protein MSLTPELVAELEILALFNLDSSQEGLKIHQTAAPKAIAAAQRLFDKELITQPDGGYLTSLGRDAAQNVQTVLTILSVQEAA
- a CDS encoding glutathione S-transferase family protein — encoded protein: MLKLYGFSVSNYYNMVKLALLEKGVPFEEVQFFGAQTPEALAISPRGKVPVLKTEQGFINETSVILEYIEQTQPGKALLPADPFERAQVLALCREIELYIELPGRACYPEAFFGMPVADAIKEKSKAELLLGFASLDRHGKFSPYVAGDSLSLADLYFYYSLSLALQVGKKVFDIDLLADMPKAKALMELLGQNPHVQRIAADREAEMPAFLAKISARK
- the argH gene encoding argininosuccinate lyase; its protein translation is MSTDKTNQSWGGRFSEPVDAFVARFTASVNFDQRLYRHDIMGSIAHATMLAKVGVLTDAERDSIIDGLKTIQGEIEAGQFDWRVDLEDVHMNIEARLTDRIGVTGKKLHTGRSRNDQVATDIRLWLRDEIDLILAEITRLQKGLLEQAEREAESIMPGFTHLQTAQPVTFGHHMLAWFEMLSRDYERLVDCRKRTNRMPLGSAALAGTTYPIDREYTARLLGFDAVGGNSLDNVSDRDFAIEFCAAASIAMMHLSRFSEELVLWTSAQFQFIDLPDRFCTGSSIMPQKKNPDVPELVRGKSGRVFGALMGLLTLMKGQPLAYNKDNQEDKEPLFDAADTLRDSLRAFADMIPAIKPKHAVMREAALRGFSTATDLADYLVRRGLPFRDCHEIVGHAVKYGVDSGKDLAEMSLDELRQFSDQIDQDVFAVLTLEGSVNARDHIGGTAPAQVKAAVVRGQALIASR
- the cyaY gene encoding iron donor protein CyaY, whose amino-acid sequence is MSLSEARFHDLVDETQEKLEDIFDDSDMDIDLEISAGVLTVKFENGSQLIFSRQEPLRQLWLAAVSGGFHFDYDEESERWMCDKSEEQLGEMLERIVKQQADVEFDFEGL
- a CDS encoding uroporphyrinogen-III C-methyltransferase, which gives rise to MSETALPKDQDQPAIDVPVDASASAPVAPRRGNGLAIVALLLGAAGVAVGGWGVWQLRHLQANTQQQATQVQALNDQAQNLKLNEQRLSERLEQLPPAQELEERRRQVAQLQGDQQRLNQRLETVLGASRKDWRLAEAEHLLRLASLRLSALQDISSAQALVQGADEILREQNDPGSFAAREQLAKTLAALRSTEQPDRTGLFLQLGALRDQVLQLSEIAPEYKDRGESLLGLTADGDGASRWAQWWDQISRYIRIDFNADENVRPLLAGQSLMQVRLALSLALEQAQWAALNGQAPVYTQALAEARDVLKNNFNQDNPQSKIMLERVVELGKMPVTVVTPDLAGSLSAVQAYLERRNVNAEESVKPMPKAGEQEATP